The Rhodohalobacter sp. 614A genomic interval GATAAATGGCAATACGGTCAACTCGATGTGATAGGCATAATTCTGTAGCCATTGATTTGTGGCTAACCATGCGATGGGCCATGCAATCACATTGGCTATTACAATCCATTTCACGAAATCTTTGGTCAGCAGGCCAACAATTCCTGAAACAGTGGCTCCTAATACTTTTCGAATTCCGATCTCTTTTGTCCGCCGATCCGCAATAAATGCGACAATACCAAGTAAACCGAGAGAAGCGAGTATAATTGCCAAAACGGTAAATAATCCCACCAACGTTTTTGTATTCTGTTCCGCCTCATAAAGTTGGCGATATGCTGATGAGACAAACTCGTATTCAAACGGAATACCGGGATTGAATTTTGCCCATGTGGACTCAATTGAATGAAGTGATTCACTGACATTATCAGGTGACAACCGAACCAGTAAAACGGCATTATACCACGGCAGCATATCAAACGCCATCGGTTCGATAGGTACATTCAACGGGCGATAGTGAAAGTCTTCCACCACTCCAACAATTCTCCCAACTTTGCCATACAGCGAGAACATCTTTCCGATGGGATCTTTCAGTCCCATTCGTTCAACGGCAGTTTGGTTCAGTATAAAATTTCCGCCATCTCCATTATTTACATCTCCCGGATAATCACTGGAAAATCCTCTTCCTTCAACAATATCAACTCCCAGAGTTTCAAAATAATCAAACCAGATGCTGTTCCAATGAATCTGGACGGATTGTCCGTCTTGCTGACCTTCCCATGAAGCATCACCCGCAGAGGTCTCAATATTTTCCGGAGATGCCACCGTCATGGTCACATTCTGAACGCCGGGATATCTCCTCAGTTCATCGCTAAATGCATCAAAACGTTCTGATCGTATGCCGCTTCCCAAAGGCATTGTCATCGGGATGGAGACAAGTTGGTCACGGTCAAACCCCGGCGATTTTTGCTGCATAAAACTGATTTGATCCTGAATAACCAGGCTGCCGGTAATCAAAGCAATTGTGAGGATAAACTGGACTAAGATTAACGGATGAAATATTTTATTTGATTGTGTAATGCGACTTTTACTTCGAAATGTTTCTCCCACTCTCATTCCTGAAAACCTGATTGCAGGAAAAATTCCAACAACAATTCCCATAAGAGTGGCTAAACTAATTACCAGAATCATTGCATCTGTTGGAAACTGGTCAACATTGAAAACAGCCTGGGATGTTAGCTGGAGAAATACAGGCCTTGTCAACTCAATACAGATGATCGCGATACCGGCAGCAATACCGGTATAAAGAAACGCCTCTGTTAAAATTTGTTTGATAATATGTCTTCTTCCTGCTCCATACACTTTCCTCAAGTCGATTGCACCCCGGCGTTTTAAAGTCATCGCCGATGTAAGCGTTACAAAATTGATACAGGCCATAGCAAAGACCAAAAGGGAAATCAACGCCAAACTATACATCGTTCGCTTGTCCGTGTGATTCGCAAAATCATGGAGAACATTCGAGGCAAAATGGATGTTCTTGAGAGGCTGAAGGTACAACTGATCGCTGGATTCCTGTACATATTGGTCATGAATCGGTGCGATTTTCTTTTCCAATTCGCCCCAGTCAGCATTTTCA includes:
- a CDS encoding ABC transporter permease — translated: MAKQKMQTFILISGMAIGLTVSFWMFYWLIQEFSFENVHDNADRIYRVELEMNDSDGIHYGSATPTPLAPLLEREFPEVVESVRLHPFADITLHHGEQSFSENQIMAVDPSIFSIFSLKALHGNLEHSLDVDNSIAINRSFAEKYFGEDVNPVGERLDIEEERSLVITAVFEDLPVNTHLNFEALIPLELADQMGREIAQEQWHRFDEIHTYILLNENADWGELEKKIAPIHDQYVQESSDQLYLQPLKNIHFASNVLHDFANHTDKRTMYSLALISLLVFAMACINFVTLTSAMTLKRRGAIDLRKVYGAGRRHIIKQILTEAFLYTGIAAGIAIICIELTRPVFLQLTSQAVFNVDQFPTDAMILVISLATLMGIVVGIFPAIRFSGMRVGETFRSKSRITQSNKIFHPLILVQFILTIALITGSLVIQDQISFMQQKSPGFDRDQLVSIPMTMPLGSGIRSERFDAFSDELRRYPGVQNVTMTVASPENIETSAGDASWEGQQDGQSVQIHWNSIWFDYFETLGVDIVEGRGFSSDYPGDVNNGDGGNFILNQTAVERMGLKDPIGKMFSLYGKVGRIVGVVEDFHYRPLNVPIEPMAFDMLPWYNAVLLVRLSPDNVSESLHSIESTWAKFNPGIPFEYEFVSSAYRQLYEAEQNTKTLVGLFTVLAIILASLGLLGIVAFIADRRTKEIGIRKVLGATVSGIVGLLTKDFVKWIVIANVIAWPIAWLATNQWLQNYAYHIELTVLPFILAGMSALVIALLTVSWQAIRAARANPVDSLRSE